Sequence from the Kribbella aluminosa genome:
CGGGTACGGCGGCTACCGCGGGACGAACGGGCCTGGCACCGCCGGTGGTGGCCAAGGCGGTGGGCAGGGTGGCGGGACGATCGGTACGGTCGTGTCCGCGAACTCGTCGCAGCTCGTCGTGAAGACGCAGTCCGGCAACGTCACGGTGAAGCTCACCGGCGACACGACGTACGAGATCACCTCGAAGGGCACCGCGGCGGATCTGAAGGCCGGCGAACAGGTCGTCGTCAGCGGGCAGGACTCGAACGGCACGATCACCGCGAACACCGTCCGCCAGGGTTCGTTCGGCGGCGGGTTCCGCGGGCCGAACGCGACGCCGTCGTCGCGCTGAGGATCCCCAGGCCATCACAATTGGGCCGGCCGCGCGCCGCTGAGCGTGACGCGCGGTGCTCGTGGCGAATTGTGATGGCCTGGCGGTCCGCCTCCGATCCGTGCGCCCGGGTCGCGAAGAGTGCGACGCCGGTTCGCTCGAGTACGGAGTCGAGCTTGCCTGCGTCGGCGAGCGGCTGCGCTATGCCGCTGGTGCGGAGCTGGTCGAGCCATTCGTCGCGGGTTTAGTGCGGGACCACGGGAAGGTCGGGCGCTCGACGGCGGTGAACGCGGTGCCGAGGCCTTCGGCGGTTCGACCCAGTGCCAGGTCATACCCGCGACCAGCGCGTCGTACGTCCGCCCCTTCGGGTCCCACGACGCGAACGGCGACACCTCCACCTTGACCCCGGTGGTCCGCGCGTAGGCAGCCATTCGCTGGTCGACTTCCACACCGAGCACCCGGCCGCCTGCAGTTGCCGAGCTGCAATCCCAGTCCCACAACCGACATCGACCACCTCCAACTCCGGGCCTTTGCTGCACGCGCAGGGTGAAGTGTTGCTGCGGGGCGCGCCTGCGGAAGGACGTGCCGACCGGCGTACCGATCCTGACCGAGGCCGGCCAGGTCATCCGGGACTACCTGGCGGCGGAGCAGACGTACGGCCGGATCCCGGCGAGCGCCGACACCGACGTCCTCGGGCTGACGCTGATCGGCTCCACCCAGCTGCTGTTCGCCGACCGTACGGGCGTCCGCCCGACCGCGGATCAGGTGCGCGCGTTCGTGGGCTCCGTCGTACCTGCCTGAGCACCCCAGAGATCCGATGAGTCATTGACGGCTGCGCTTGGAAAGCGCTATCTTCCGACGAAATGAGGCCCAAAAAGTACAAATTGGCCTCTCGAGACGGAAGTTGGCACGACTGTGATCAGGTCATTCAGAGTCCTGGCCGCGGGGGTGGGGGTTGCCCTGACGCTGGCCGCCTGCGGTACGAACGGAGCCGCGAAGGCGGAGCAGGATCCGAAGGCACCGCTCGAACTGTGGGCGCGGACGACGCCAGGCGGCGACGGCGAGAAGGGCATGAAGAAGCTCGCGGCCGCCTTCGAGCAGGCGACCGGGCAGAAGGTCGAGGTGACCGCGATCTTCGACGACTTCGAGACCAAGCTGGCCCAGCGCGCCGCCCAGAAGGACCTGCCGGACATCGTGATGAACGACTCGTCGCAGCTCGGCACGATGGTCAGCCAGGGCATCGTGCGCGAGGTCGACCTGTCCGCGATCAAGGGCAGCGACCAGTTGCTCGAGCCGGCTCTGGCCGCAGCCCGCGCCGCCGACGGCAAGACGTACGGCGTCCCGTACTCCGCGCAGGCCTCCGCGCTGCTGATCCGCAAGGACTGGCTGAAGAAGGTGAACCTGCCCGCCCCGACGACCTGGGACCAGATGGTCACCCTGGCGAAGGCCTTCACCACCCAGGACCCGGACGGCAACGGCAAGGCCGACACGTACGGGCTGGCCGTCCCCGGCTCGACCAAGCGCGGGTATGCCTCCTGGTACTTCTCGAACTTCCTCTGGGCCGGCGGCGGTGACTTCGTCGCGAAGGGTGCCGACGGCAAGTACAAGCCCGCGATGAGCACGCCGGAGTCGGAGGCCGCGACCAAGTGGTTCCGCGACCTGGCCTGTACGTCGAAGGTGATCCAGCCGGGTGCCGCGACGATGGACACGCCGCCGGCCAACGAGACGTTCGAGGCCGGGAAGACCGGCATGTACGTCGTCGGTCCGTACCTGATGCCGCGGTTCGACTCCTCGCTCGGCAAGGACAAGTACGAGGTCGTCGCGATGCCGCAAGGCCCGAAGGACTCGACCGTGCTGGCCGAGGGCGGCAGCGTCTACCTGATGGCGGGCTCCAAGAACGAAGCCGCGCAGAACGGGTTCGCGTCGTACGCCATCTCCGAGGCCGGTCAGAAGGTCGGCATGGAGGGTGAGAAAGCGTTCATCGTGCAACTGCCGGTGAACAAGAACGTCGACATCAGCACGGTCCGCCCCGACCCGCGCTGGAAGCTGTACGCCGACGTGTACAAGGAGCACGGCCGCTATGCCCCGTCGGTACCGAACTGGACGCCGATCCGGCAGAGCACCGCGGACACGGTGAACGCGCTGATCGCGGACTGCGGCCTGGACCTGGACTCCGAACTGAAGAAGCTCGACCAGAAGCTCGGTGACACGCTGAACCAGCAGGGCATCGGCGCGTCGTGAGTGTTCGGGAAGCAACGCGGTTGCCGGCCCCGGCGCAACGCGCGCCGGCGGCTGCCGGCCGGCGCCGGCGGAACGGCCAGTGGTGGATCCCCTGGCTGTTCCTGGCTCCGGCGCTGGTGCTGTTCGCGTACTTCAAGTTCATCCCGATGGCGCAGGCGATCGGGATGTCGGTACAGGACGTCCGACCGTACCTCGGCAACCGGTGGGTCGGCGGCGCGAACTACTCGGAGATCCTCGGCGACGACGGGTTCCGCTCCGCCGCCTGGAACACCGTGGTGCTCGCGGTCGGCCAGACGGCCGGCTCGATGCTCCTCGGGTTCTGCCTCGCGCTGCTGGTCGAGGGACAGACCCGCAAGCTGAGCTTCATCCGGTCGGCGGCGTTCCTGCCGGTCGTCGTACCGCTGGCCGTCACCGCCGAGCTCTGGCGGATCATGTACCACCCGACCGGCGACGGCCTGATCAACCAGGTCATCGGTCTGGTCGGCCTCGGACCGTCCGGGTTCATCAACGACCCGCACACGTCGCTCGCCTCGATCGCGGTGACCGGGATCTGGCGGGGTGCGCCGTACGACATGATGATCTTCCTCGCCGGGCTGGCAGGCATCGACCGCGGGCTGTACGAGGCCGCGACAGTGGACGGCGCGTCGACCTGGAAGCGGATCGTGCACGTCACGCTGCCCGGGCTCCGGCCGGTGTTCGCGATCCTGTTCGTGCTGGCCGCGGTGCGCGGGTTCCGGACCTTCACCGAGGTGTTCCTGCTGACCAACGGCGGACCGAACGGCTCGACCGAGGTCGTGATGACGCTGATCTACAAGCTGGGCCTGGAGCAGAGCCGGCTCGGTGTCGGCTCGGCCGGTGCGGTGCTGCTGTTCGCCGCGACGCTCGTGCTGACCGTCTGCGTCCAGCTGCTGCGACGGAGGAGATCCGCATGAGTGCTGCCACCGAGACCGCGCTCGGTCTCACCGAGAGCAAGGGCGTCGGCGCCCGGATCGCCAAGTTCGTGATCTACGTCGGATTGTTCACAATCTTCGCAGGGCCGCTGCTCGCGCTGCTGGTCGGCTCCTTCAACCACGTGTCGGACCCGACCCAGCTGAGCGTCGTACCGAAGACGCCGACGCTGGACAACTTCCGGATCGCGTTCGGCCACGGCGTACTGCGGTACCTGCTGAACTCGTTCTTCGTGGTCGGCTTCGGACTGCTGCTGCAGGTGGCGGTGTCGGTGCTGGCCGGGTACGCGCTGGCCCGGAAGAAGTTCCCGCTGATGACGCTGGTGATGGTCGCGATCCTGGCCACGATGATGCTGCCCGAGGAGATCCTCGCGCTACCACTCACGCTGGTGCTCGCCGACCTGCCGCTGGTGCACCTGAACCTGATGGGCACGCTGGCCGGGATGATCGTCCCGCTCGGCGCCTGGGCGTTCTCGATCCTGGTGATGACCGAGTTCATGAAAGATGTACCGCCGGAGCTCGAGGAGGCGGCCCGGATCGACGGGGCCGGCGAGTTCCGGATCTTCGGGCAGATCATCCTGCCGCTGTGCAAGCCGGCGCTCGGCGTGATCGGGGTGTTCGGCTTCACGATGATCTGGGACCAGTACCTGCTGCCGCTGCTGGTCGCCCAGAACGCCAAGGCCTACACGCTCCCGCTCGCGCTGCGGACGTTGCGGATC
This genomic interval carries:
- a CDS encoding sugar ABC transporter substrate-binding protein, producing the protein MIRSFRVLAAGVGVALTLAACGTNGAAKAEQDPKAPLELWARTTPGGDGEKGMKKLAAAFEQATGQKVEVTAIFDDFETKLAQRAAQKDLPDIVMNDSSQLGTMVSQGIVREVDLSAIKGSDQLLEPALAAARAADGKTYGVPYSAQASALLIRKDWLKKVNLPAPTTWDQMVTLAKAFTTQDPDGNGKADTYGLAVPGSTKRGYASWYFSNFLWAGGGDFVAKGADGKYKPAMSTPESEAATKWFRDLACTSKVIQPGAATMDTPPANETFEAGKTGMYVVGPYLMPRFDSSLGKDKYEVVAMPQGPKDSTVLAEGGSVYLMAGSKNEAAQNGFASYAISEAGQKVGMEGEKAFIVQLPVNKNVDISTVRPDPRWKLYADVYKEHGRYAPSVPNWTPIRQSTADTVNALIADCGLDLDSELKKLDQKLGDTLNQQGIGAS
- a CDS encoding carbohydrate ABC transporter permease, with translation MSVREATRLPAPAQRAPAAAGRRRRNGQWWIPWLFLAPALVLFAYFKFIPMAQAIGMSVQDVRPYLGNRWVGGANYSEILGDDGFRSAAWNTVVLAVGQTAGSMLLGFCLALLVEGQTRKLSFIRSAAFLPVVVPLAVTAELWRIMYHPTGDGLINQVIGLVGLGPSGFINDPHTSLASIAVTGIWRGAPYDMMIFLAGLAGIDRGLYEAATVDGASTWKRIVHVTLPGLRPVFAILFVLAAVRGFRTFTEVFLLTNGGPNGSTEVVMTLIYKLGLEQSRLGVGSAGAVLLFAATLVLTVCVQLLRRRRSA
- a CDS encoding carbohydrate ABC transporter permease, with the protein product MSAATETALGLTESKGVGARIAKFVIYVGLFTIFAGPLLALLVGSFNHVSDPTQLSVVPKTPTLDNFRIAFGHGVLRYLLNSFFVVGFGLLLQVAVSVLAGYALARKKFPLMTLVMVAILATMMLPEEILALPLTLVLADLPLVHLNLMGTLAGMIVPLGAWAFSILVMTEFMKDVPPELEEAARIDGAGEFRIFGQIILPLCKPALGVIGVFGFTMIWDQYLLPLLVAQNAKAYTLPLALRTLRIDPAVTPGVVLAASLLALLPSVLVFLFFQRSFARGLTSGALKG